From one Physeter macrocephalus isolate SW-GA chromosome 18, ASM283717v5, whole genome shotgun sequence genomic stretch:
- the IER3 gene encoding radiation-inducible immediate-early gene IEX-1 — MCHSRSSLPTMTVLRAPTPVPSTSPGPRRGSGPEIFTFDPLPETAVAPAARPSASRGHRKRSRRVLYPRVVRRQLPVEDPNPAKRLLFLLLTIIFCQILMAEEGVSTALVPEDTPSAQPPAPTVAPPVLEPLNLTSEPSDYALDLSTFLQQHPAAF, encoded by the exons ATGTGTCACTCTCGAAGCTCCCTCCCCACCATGACCGTCCTGCGGGCTCCGACCCCGGTCCCCTCCACCAGCCCGGGACCCCGACGAGGCTCCGGCCCCGAGATCTTCACCTTCGACCCTCTCCCGGAGACCGCGGTGGCCCCCGCTGCGCGCCCCAGCGCCTCCCGCGGTCACCGAAAGCGCAGCCGTAGGGTCCTCTACCCACGAGTG GTCCGGCGTCAGCTGCCAGTCGAGGATCCGAACCCTGCCAAAAGGCTGCTCTTTCTCCTGCTCACCATCATCTTCTGCCAGATCCTGATGGCTGAAGAGGGTGTGTCGACAGCCCTGGTCCCGGAGGACACCCCCAGCGCGCAGCCCCCCGCGCCCACCGTTGCGCCCCCGGTCCTCGAGCCCCTTAATCTGACCTCGGAGCCCTCGGACTACGCTTTGGACCTCAGCACTTTTCTCCAGCAACATCCGGCCGCCTTCTAA